In the Silene latifolia isolate original U9 population chromosome 1, ASM4854445v1, whole genome shotgun sequence genome, tgtcggagtaacatagctaGAAGGCACTATGTCCCTTTGGCGTAGTTCATTCATTATCAACACCATAATTGATACATCACCCAGTGCTTCAAAGACCATGTGTATGCAACCTTGGCCAAAGATTGGAGACGGAAAGTGGATGTTGTTATTAATTAGTATTAAGCCGGCAATTTAGGTAAACAGAAAATTACAATGTTTTTAAGCTTTTACAAAACCAGAAACGTAAAGCTCCTAAAGAACCAAATGAATGCTTTAGTTTCGTTAGCTTTGCTAAGACTGACtgattatattttatatttttttctcaGCCCAAGGAAGACTTTTCGGCTTTTGGCAGCGACGAGGAGGTTGATGACCCATCTGAGGTCAGCAGTGATGAGGACCTCAGTGATGATGACATGCATACCCAGGAAGAGGTATACCCAATTTTTCCGTTGTATTAACAATGATTGAACATAATTTTTTCCTTGAGGATACCTAAATTCTAATAGCGAAATATTCTGTCGAATTTTCTTGTTATTTCTTGCAGTTCTGTCTAATTCACTGTAGTAAAAGTGCTTGTTTGGCCGTTCTTGGCTGTTTTCATTGAAATCATCTTCAATAGGCTATTATCAAAATCCTTATTTGTTGTTGGCAGTCTAGAATTCCTTTAGTCGAATATTGTCAAAGTGCTTGTTTCGTTATTTCATAGAAATCTTAATGGGCTATTATCAGCTTCCGTAAGTTCCACTTTCTCCATCCCGCCTGGTAACCGCCTCTATTTTGTTAAAAGCCAATTTCATCGACCAAACAAAGGAAGTTTATTCGAATGTATGTTAGACGAATATCTGAAGAAATGGATTAACTGACGTTATAATGTGCTTTACTCAGATAGAAGGGTCTGTTGACGAGGAATCAACAAAGTCAGATGAAGAGTATGACGATCTGGCAATGCAGGATGAACAGGGAAACGCCTACTTGACTGAGGATGTAAATAATATGAAGAAAGTAGATAAATACCAACCAACATTTGACATGTTCTCGAGAACAAGAAGTGAACCGGTAACTGACCTGTTCTACCCTTCCGTGTTTACTAAGATGGATAAGAAGACTATCCCATCAGGTAATGTCAAGATGAAGAGACGATCTCTCAGCATTCCTGCCTTTGGAACGCATATTACTAATTTTGATGCCCTACTCTCTGAAACCATCGAGATTTAGGCCAACAATTTTGCTTCTAGTATCTACCCCTTTCCCGTCTTAAGCCATCAAGTTATCTTCTCAAAAGAATTGTACCAAAAATGTGTTTCAGCAATGTGTTACATACCCTTTGTATAGTGGAAGGTGTTCCGCAAGTTGGCTCCGTGGTTTGATCAATGTTTAGGGTTTCTGATTTCTCAGTTGTAGTCGCTCAGTTTCCGAGGATATGGTTTGCACTGTTATTACATTTATGTTTTAGGTCAGATCGTATGGTAGTTTAAGGAACGTAGGTTTAAGCAGGTTTAGTGGATGTTGTATCAAGTGAATATTTGGAGGCCTGAAGTTCAAGAGCAGAGACGCTGCCCAAAACCGACTGTGATATAACTCGTGTGGGTTTGATGTGCGACCTTGCCGTTGAAGTGTACAACTTCTTAATTCATGGATGTTACCGTGTTAGGGTACAAAAATGTTGTAGTGGTTTCCAAAAATAAATCACAAACTTACACTTCAGGTACATTTTGCATCTAAATGTAAGACAACACGCGTAAAGAAATATCAACAGTTCTATACAAAGAATTTGCATTTCAGTGTTAGCTTACGCTATTACCTAAAATGCACCCGGTGATTTTCACGGGTACAAGAATTAGTTTAATTAACAAAAACACAAGAAATATAGATTATTAttcctgttccgggtgtaattccggagcaggatttgtgaccacgtaagcttgttgaacGATGtttttgcttgactcttcctttcgctctttcttgtttaagatgaacaaactgagggctcggcttggtaccgagcgtactcactccgacgctcaagtcagtaaacttaaagagataagttgtatggtacttggcaaagtatattgtagagagataagggagtttataccagattatttaGTGAGTTTTAGGATAGTTTTcgggatcgttttctcaatgaggattgaggagtatttatagactttcaccttatgtcacgtagtggccaagtggctagcaggtggaaagaatgttctaccctcggccgaggaacccatggcaggccggcgggcctggttgactccatgccgaggggtcttggatatgagtacgcggatgtgcctctcggccggctagttgtcgggaccgagacccaagtgacaaaGCCAGCCAGTGTGTCAGTTAAAGGtttctaatacgttgacttctttgtggatatctttgaccttctTCATATGTTGACTCAAATCAGCGAGTGCGAAATACGCCCATCAATTCCAAtcctcaaaataaaataaaggttATTAAATACAATAAGTAACACCGTTTCTTTTAAATATTGCGGTAATAATGTACCGTGTCTCCGCTCAATTGGAAGATTGTACAAAAACAAATGAAAATCTTTGTGAAAATGATTACCAACAAGAATTATTCCATTCCCTAAAAAAAGAAATACTACCCACTTAATAATAATGAAAAGTAAAATAGAATAAACCAAGAAAAAGCAAAAGGAGATAATGTTTGAAGAgacagagaaaaaaaaaagtgaattaATAATAGAACAGTTGGTCTCCTTTCAAACGGACTATTATGGCTAAATAAAAAGACGGAATTTTCAGACCATTTTACAGTTAAATGTGACGACTTTTGAAAAACAAGTTTTCATAAGCGTAATATTTACGGGACCATTATGATTACATATGACTATAAAATAGTAACAAAATACCGTCTTTTTTTGGAAAGACGGAATGATCCGTCTTAAACAGGAATTTGTGATAATAGAAATGAATGTGTTTAGGTGTGGAAAGCAAGTCAAATGATATATTGTCGTATTAATGAAACCTTCACTCAATCACAGTCTCACTGTTTTTTAGTGTTTGCTGTTCGTCACTTGTTCTTCACTCCAACAACAAAACATCACTCAACTCTTCTTCTCCACTCTTGTTATTATTACCTTACTCAGATCCATTTCCAAGGTTTGTTAATTACCTTTTTCATCAATATGTTTTTCACACTCTTTCTCATTTAATTATACTATATGTTGAATGCATGCTTATTCTTAATTTTGAATTCTaatgtttatttttaatattcCATGTGAGCGAGCGTCCCTGCTAACCCTCCCCTAGCTCCGCCACTTATTTGCGCATTTTATACATTTATTTAAGCTGTATTTGAGATATGGTTAgtattttttggtgaaatgttacTTAAATGGGTTTTTTAAGATAATGTTTTGTTTCCTTTTCTGGGTATTTGTTATTCAGCAAATCTAGCATGAGTACGGACTGTACGGTATGGTAagccggtcatttgttgtccttttgtctcagtcaattgttgtcgtttctattttaagaatgaacttgatgagcaatttgatcattcacactcaatttgttccacttatcATTTAGTAATTAGTcccttcctctttccttggtttttgtgccaaaaccaatgGACAACAATTGGTCGGGACTCAGGGAGTATGATTTTTCTAATATGAAACTCAAACCGGCACTCGGATTAGATGACCTGGAAATTAAGATGTTTAATTGTAGTATGTTAGCATACTAGTGTGATTTTGCTGTATGGTTTAAATGTGGGTTTTTGATTACAGGTAGTTTTGTAAGGGTTTTGAAGCTACATTTTGAGTATTAGAGATTATTGTTTTCGAAGTTTTATTGGAGGAGATTAATCTGGAAAAGGGTTATTGGAAGTATTAGAGTTGGAAAACTAAAAATTGAGAAATGGAAGAAATACAGTCTCAGCCAGATAATTATAGGTCATCATCTTCGTCGGCTAGTAGTCCTGCCACCAGTAGGGTTCCTTCCAGTAATTTCTTCTATTTAAGGAAACCCGGGTCGCTTAGACAACCCATTTCATTTGAGGATTCTCCTGATTGGGGTGATGATACTGATGTTGATGTTAGGGTAGATGAGGGAGTTGATTCAATTAATGTTGCCACTACTCCGGGTTCTCCCAGTTTGTCGAAATTTAATAGTGGGTCACTGGCTTCTCCGACTGTTCTAGAAGGTACCATCTCTAGGAAAATGGGTGGTGCTTCAATTGTTTGGAAGGATTTAACTGTGATGATTAAGGGTAAACGGAAGTACTCTGATAAAGTTATAAAGAGCTCAACTGGGTATGCATTGCCGGGAACAATGACTGTTATAATGGGTCCTGCCAAGTCTGGAAAGTCTACCATGCTAAGGGCTCTTGCAGGTTTGATTTTTCTTATACTTGAGTTGTTTGCAGCTGAGATTGAGCATGATTCTTTGTAGTTAATGTCAAGTTATGAGATTTCCTTTATCTTGAACATGTTTTTCTTCTTACCTTGTAGGAAGACTCCCACATTCGGCTAGAATGTACGGTGAAGTATTTATCAACGGAATGAAATCTTACTTGCCATACGGATCCTATGTGAGTTCTTAGTGATTAATTTCTACCATTGTTTTCAGTAATTTTCTGATGATTAATTTTAGTGAATGTATTCATCTGCTCatcattattaatttttttttttttttgataatcaTGTTTTGGGTTATCTCTATATATGTTCATATATCTTTTTTTCTATACGTCTTGTTGCTGCGTATTGACAATTCGACATGAAACATTACTTAGAACAGTTCAATCGTACTCAAACATTTATTTGCACAGTTTGAACTTGAAATGTCTCATCAAAGGAACTAACAGATGAATAAAAGTAAAGATTGCAAATGAAATCATTGGAAAATAATGTCATACTAGTAAATACTGGACACTATCTGCCTGACTTGTTTTTAGACCTCTCTAAATATTTGTAGCTCCtttctccttttcttttattcAAGTATATTAGATTAAGCTCTCTTTAAGATGAAAACCTGTTGACCGTGTAGTTTCATTTGTGGTTCCTTAATGCATGACCACACCCAACCAACTCCGTCTCCACCCTAGATTTAGTTTCGACCAAACCCAAGCTCATACCTTACCTCTAGTTACCAAGGACACTTGCCTCTACCTTATAGTAGCAGCCAGGGAGAAGATGTGCAGGCACACGGGACTACTTCTGTTTTGCGGTAGAATGGAGCGTGCAAGGATGTGCAAAGGTGGTCACAAGGAGGAGGGGGGCAAGGCTGAATTCATGGAGGAATGGGTGATTTTACACTTGCATTTTAGTCTGATGCTTATGTCCTGCTCGTGGGTGGAAGGACAAAGAGATGTGCTTCTGGTTGTTGCTTGTCAGATCTAGTGCGAAGGTGGGTGTCCTTGGGTGATTAGTATCTTCATAGGGTGGAACTGCGTCTGAGAGGTGGTGAGCAGTGAGGGCGGAGGTGTGCAGGATTAATGCCAGGGTAGGAGATTGACAGGATAAGATCATAGGGAGCTGTATAGTTGACCATTTACCTAGTTGCATGTGTTTGCATCAATAAATGATCTAAAAGCACACGTAAACAATTTGTGAGACATGGAACATCTGATTTTATTTTGGTACGGTACCATAAAATTTCGTTTTTGCTTGTATAATGCAGGGTTATGTGGAAAGGGAAACAGCGCTGATAGGATCTCTAACTGTGAGGGAGTTCCTCTATTATTCAGCATTGCTTCAACTTCCTGGTTTCCTTTGTCAGAAGAAGAGTGTCGTGGAAGACGCGTTAATCTCCATGTCTTTGAGTGATTACGCTAACAAATTGATAGGTGGCCACTGCTACATGAAGGGACTTCGTAGTGGCGAAAGAAGGCGTGTCAGCATTGCTCGTGAGCTTGTGATGAGACCACATATTATATTTATTGATGAACCTCTCTATCATCTTGACAGGTCAGCTGCTGCTGAACTTTTTTGTGTTTCCACTTTTTATTCTATGTTACTCAAacctctctctttctctctggCATGGATAAAGTTGTAGTTTATGTTTCTTGAACTGGCCAGAGAAAAGCCTTCACTATTAGCTGAGATGATGGTAATAGAGGGCGTTCAAAATCATTAAATTTGTGGGCTgtatcaagaaatattggtaataGAGGGCGTTCAAAATCATTAAATTTTTATACTAGTGATCTTCGTTCTAAGGAAGATAATTTTCTTCGATATTTATAGATTTGTATTTGGTTTTTTATATTGTTTGTAGATGTGTGTCTATTATTTATGGAACTAATGTTTCTGTCAAAAAGTTAATTTATGAGTTGTTGTATATCAGTGTTTCCGCACTTCTTATGATGGTTACGTTGAAGAAGCTTGCGAGCACAGGGTGCACCCTTATATTCACAATATATCAGAGCAGCACAGAAGTCTTTGGCCTTTTTGATCGTATTTGTCTGCTCTCAAACGGGAACACACTTTTCTTCGGAGAAACACTGGCCTGCTTACAGGTAAAGACATGATTGACTGTTGAATGTTTTGATATAATTACATGCTTTTGTGGTTTTTGCTCCAGGATTTTTTTTCCCGGTCTATCCTATAAATTACCCAATCCTGTAAATTGCATGAGTTTTCATGTTGGGGTTGTTTGTCATACTACTTGTTTCTTTATGTCACTTTAAGTGATAATTGCAAATCACTAACTACAGATAATTTTTCTCTCAATTCATTTATTTGAAAAGGGTATAAGATTAGATGCGGCATCACGCAGTTAGAGATTTGATGTTTCTGTAACCAACTTTTTTTGGTTTGGTGTTTATCTTTTAAGTTTTATATAAATTCTAGACCTGGCATTGTTCTATAAACTGAATGGTCATTATTTGCTAATGAAGCACTTCTCAAATGCTGGATTTCCATGCCCTATAATGCAAAGTCCTTCTGATCACTTCCTGCGAGCAATTAATACAGACTTCGATAGAATCATTGCAATGTGTAAGAACTTACAGGTATGGTTCTTCATGTTTTAATTTCTCTCCTTAAGAAGAATGTTCCTAATTAAGTCTTTTTTATTTTACACAATTAGCTTCCTGTGTGAAACATTTGAGTGTTTTTATCCTAATTTTCTATCTGAATTAGAAAATCATAACCATCCACAGGATGATCACGGAGACTTGTCATCAGTGAATATGGACACTGCAGTTGCTATTCGTACTCTTGAAGCAACTTTTAAGTCATCCGCAGATGCTGCCGCTGTTGAGGCAATGATC is a window encoding:
- the LOC141596025 gene encoding ABC transporter G family member 3; amino-acid sequence: MEEIQSQPDNYRSSSSSASSPATSRVPSSNFFYLRKPGSLRQPISFEDSPDWGDDTDVDVRVDEGVDSINVATTPGSPSLSKFNSGSLASPTVLEGTISRKMGGASIVWKDLTVMIKGKRKYSDKVIKSSTGYALPGTMTVIMGPAKSGKSTMLRALAGRLPHSARMYGEVFINGMKSYLPYGSYGYVERETALIGSLTVREFLYYSALLQLPGFLCQKKSVVEDALISMSLSDYANKLIGGHCYMKGLRSGERRRVSIARELVMRPHIIFIDEPLYHLDSVSALLMMVTLKKLASTGCTLIFTIYQSSTEVFGLFDRICLLSNGNTLFFGETLACLQHFSNAGFPCPIMQSPSDHFLRAINTDFDRIIAMCKNLQDDHGDLSSVNMDTAVAIRTLEATFKSSADAAAVEAMILKLTEKEGPLLKSRGKAGKATKIAVLIWRSLLVMSREWKYYWLRLVLFMLLALCIGTVFSGLGHSLSSVVVRVAAIFVFVSFTSLLSIAGVTAHMNEIKTYACEASNKHSGPIVFLLGQLLSSIPFLFLIAISSSLVFYFLIGLRDEFSLLMYFVLNFFMCLLVNEGLLLAVAAVQLDVFWSILTLVLVQITMMLSAGYFRLRSDLPGTLWNYPLSYIALHTYSIQGLLENEYVGTNFSVGAVRAISGYQAVSSAYDISPSVNGKWNNLMALFLMALGYRLLVFILLSFCVGSGLCGTRMCRRKSMRNV